The Methylomicrobium agile genome has a segment encoding these proteins:
- a CDS encoding ATP-grasp domain-containing protein: protein MKILVFEYISGGGCNREELPDSLAREGLLMLKALLEGLGEIPDLEITVMLDARLSGGRVPPNVRTVLIGRQDDCFIRFEQLVERQDAVWPIAPEFEGILFSLSGTVERLGRTLLGSGSEAVRLAGDKYETYRCLRYRQIQTVHTRRLEEVSAFQGESIIKPVDGAGGGSCLIRDAGTFARTVERLRGTGSYIIQPHLYGEKTSLSCLFKSGRAWLLSVNRQEFDMVDDQYRLAAIQVNYREDPGPYRELVGRLAKAMPGLWGYAGIDLIETAEQVRVLEVNPRLTSSFAGLNEALGVNVAALVLQLLQGDPVIRRRADKTVTVQINQKTDDE from the coding sequence ATGAAGATTCTGGTATTCGAATACATCAGCGGCGGCGGTTGTAATCGGGAAGAACTGCCCGATTCGCTGGCGCGCGAAGGCCTGTTGATGCTGAAGGCTTTGCTCGAAGGTCTGGGCGAAATTCCGGATTTGGAGATTACCGTCATGCTGGATGCGCGCCTGTCGGGCGGCAGGGTACCGCCAAATGTCCGGACGGTCTTGATTGGCCGCCAAGACGACTGTTTTATCCGCTTCGAGCAGTTGGTTGAGCGGCAGGATGCGGTCTGGCCGATTGCGCCGGAGTTCGAAGGGATCTTGTTCTCGCTGTCTGGCACGGTTGAAAGACTCGGCAGGACCCTCCTGGGGTCCGGCTCCGAGGCCGTGCGGCTGGCGGGGGATAAATACGAGACTTATCGGTGTTTGCGGTACCGGCAAATTCAGACCGTCCACACCCGCCGGTTGGAAGAGGTTTCCGCTTTTCAGGGAGAATCGATTATCAAGCCGGTCGACGGAGCGGGCGGCGGCAGTTGCCTGATCCGCGATGCCGGGACGTTCGCGCGGACCGTCGAGCGCTTGCGAGGAACAGGAAGCTACATTATTCAGCCTCATCTGTACGGCGAGAAGACCAGCCTGTCCTGCTTGTTCAAGAGCGGGCGGGCCTGGCTGCTGTCGGTCAATCGGCAGGAGTTCGATATGGTGGACGATCAGTACCGGTTGGCCGCCATTCAGGTCAATTACAGAGAAGATCCGGGCCCCTATCGGGAGCTGGTCGGCCGCCTGGCCAAAGCGATGCCCGGACTGTGGGGTTATGCCGGCATCGACCTGATCGAAACGGCCGAACAAGTGCGGGTCCTGGAAGTCAATCCGCGGCTGACCTCTTCTTTCGCGGGCTTGAACGAGGCTTTGGGTGTCAACGTTGCCGCACTGGTGTTGCAGTTATTGCAGGGCGATCCTGTGATCCGGCGCAGAGCGGATAAAACGGTAACCGTTCAAATTAACCAGAAAACAGATGACGAATGA
- a CDS encoding HisA/HisF-related TIM barrel protein translates to MQVIPVIDLKGGVAVHAKQGRRDAYLPIHTALCPSADIFDVAEAYLELYDFRTFYIADLDALEGKGSHEALIHAAAERFPNRNFWLDRGLPLSAPASRRPSNLKTVLGSESFRTETLSLLDTYAKDFVLSLDFRGMRLGAESLFTNPEYWPNDIIIMTLERVGSDSGPDIEKLAAFRKAYPGKNFIAAGGIRNREDLAALQKIGIQQALVASALHSGAIGRADLAAL, encoded by the coding sequence ATGCAAGTCATTCCGGTCATCGACCTGAAAGGCGGAGTCGCCGTTCACGCCAAACAAGGCAGGCGCGACGCCTACCTGCCGATCCATACCGCACTGTGCCCTTCGGCGGACATTTTCGACGTGGCCGAAGCTTATCTGGAGTTATACGATTTCCGGACTTTTTATATTGCCGACCTGGATGCACTGGAGGGAAAAGGCAGCCATGAGGCATTGATCCATGCCGCAGCCGAACGCTTCCCGAACCGAAATTTCTGGCTCGATCGCGGCTTGCCCCTTTCAGCCCCGGCTTCGCGGCGGCCGTCAAATCTCAAAACGGTGCTGGGAAGCGAATCGTTTCGGACCGAGACACTAAGCCTGCTGGACACCTACGCAAAAGATTTCGTTTTATCGCTGGATTTCAGAGGCATGCGGCTGGGTGCGGAGAGCCTGTTTACAAACCCCGAGTATTGGCCGAACGATATCATTATCATGACGCTGGAGCGGGTCGGCAGCGACTCCGGCCCCGACATCGAGAAACTGGCCGCCTTCCGCAAGGCTTATCCCGGTAAAAATTTCATCGCCGCAGGCGGCATCAGAAACCGGGAAGATTTGGCAGCCCTGCAAAAAATCGGCATACAACAAGCCCTAGTGGCGAGTGCACTGCATTCAGGCGCCATCGGACGCGCCGACCTTGCCGCCTTATAG
- the fae gene encoding formaldehyde-activating enzyme, with protein MAKINKLLVGESLVGEGNEVAHIDLIIGPRGSAAESAFAIALTNNKDGFSTLLAVVAPNLMVKPATILFNKVTIKGAKQAVQMFGPAQRGVAMAVADSVEDGTIPADEADDLFISVGVFIHWAAEDDAKIQEYNYKATKEAIARAVAGSPTAAEVVAGKATAKHPFAAG; from the coding sequence ATGGCTAAAATCAATAAATTGTTAGTGGGTGAATCTTTAGTGGGCGAAGGCAACGAAGTTGCGCACATCGACCTGATCATTGGTCCAAGAGGCTCAGCTGCTGAAAGCGCATTTGCAATCGCCTTGACAAACAACAAGGACGGTTTCTCCACTTTGCTGGCCGTTGTGGCTCCCAACCTGATGGTTAAACCGGCAACAATTTTGTTCAACAAGGTTACGATCAAAGGCGCAAAACAAGCCGTGCAAATGTTTGGCCCAGCGCAACGCGGCGTAGCAATGGCGGTTGCCGACAGCGTTGAAGACGGCACCATTCCTGCCGATGAAGCTGACGATCTGTTCATCAGCGTCGGTGTTTTCATTCACTGGGCGGCTGAAGACGACGCGAAAATCCAGGAATACAACTATAAAGCCACCAAGGAAGCGATCGCGCGTGCGGTTGCAGGCTCTCCGACTGCGGCTGAAGTGGTTGCCGGCAAAGCGACTGCGAAGCACCCGTTCGCTGCCGGTTGA
- a CDS encoding triphosphoribosyl-dephospho-CoA synthase, translating to MIAPDRLEALYREACEIELQAFKPGNVSVYADGHDMTVADFRRSAEASSGPLCNPAYSLGEKIYYAVKATREAVGCNTNLGIVLLCAPLVRAAADKPDHVTLRQALEQVLASTTIEDADWVFRAITLAAPGGLGSAGEQDVHQKATVDLLEAMKLAASRDRIAFQYSSGYQDIFDFSTKVYYNVIRGRIGRNWAALAVYVGLLRRFPDSHIERKYGNQYTGMVVARMAALEDALQQAENPEQTLPLLYQIDQEFKSQGINPGTTADLTVATLFTVWLEDISSA from the coding sequence GTGATCGCTCCCGACCGGCTCGAAGCCCTGTACCGCGAAGCCTGCGAAATCGAGCTGCAGGCGTTCAAGCCGGGCAACGTCAGCGTTTATGCGGACGGTCACGACATGACGGTGGCCGATTTCAGGCGCAGCGCCGAGGCGAGTTCCGGGCCGTTGTGCAATCCCGCCTATTCGCTCGGCGAAAAAATCTATTATGCGGTAAAAGCCACGCGGGAGGCGGTCGGCTGCAACACCAATCTGGGCATCGTGCTGCTGTGCGCGCCGCTGGTACGGGCGGCGGCCGATAAACCCGATCACGTCACTTTAAGGCAGGCTTTGGAGCAGGTGTTGGCTTCCACGACGATCGAAGACGCCGACTGGGTTTTCAGGGCGATCACGCTGGCTGCGCCGGGCGGTCTCGGCAGTGCCGGCGAGCAGGATGTGCACCAAAAAGCGACGGTGGATCTGCTCGAAGCGATGAAATTGGCGGCTTCGAGGGATCGTATAGCTTTTCAATATAGTTCAGGGTATCAAGATATATTCGATTTCTCCACAAAAGTATACTACAATGTTATACGTGGAAGGATTGGTCGTAATTGGGCTGCTCTGGCTGTTTATGTTGGATTGCTGCGCCGGTTTCCCGATAGTCACATTGAAAGGAAATATGGTAATCAATACACCGGGATGGTTGTCGCCAGGATGGCTGCGCTCGAGGACGCTCTGCAGCAAGCGGAAAATCCCGAGCAAACATTACCGTTGCTCTATCAGATAGATCAGGAATTCAAGTCGCAGGGCATCAATCCCGGCACGACGGCTGATCTGACCGTAGCAACTTTATTTACCGTATGGTTGGAAGATATATCAAGCGCTTGA